The sequence below is a genomic window from Lolium perenne isolate Kyuss_39 chromosome 4, Kyuss_2.0, whole genome shotgun sequence.
CGAAGTCCTTGTGGTACAGGCTCTTGACCTTGTCTGTTGCCACCTTAGTGATAATTGGCTTTAATGGCAGCTGCCTCAGGCCTACCCGTTGGTTTCGCAGCTGCCACTGTTTATATGTCTCAGGGCGCTCGACGCGGTCTGCACCCTCACAGGCAACAGTATTCAAGGCACACTGCCCGAACATGTCTCGCTCGAGCACCAAACGCTGATAGCTCTCCGGCGGTGTGGTGGCTTCAAGCATATCGAACACCGATGAGTAGAAGAAGAGTGCCTCTCGGAACCGTGCCAAGAAAAATGGGCCGCTCGAACCATTCACAAcaccttggatgaacaaatctggCCGCATCTTCTGGATGTTCCTTAGGACCACATCCCTGGGACTGGGTCTGTCGATAACAAGGCTCTCGTCCATCAAAGTGTTGAAATTGAACAAGTCATTCACCACAAGCACCTCCTCAGGGTCGATGTTGAGGTCCACCGCGCGGATAGTCTCCCACTTGGCCGTGATGGCATGGAACTTGAACGGCAAGCCGAACTGACGGGCACAGTTCTTGAGCGCCCGCCCTGTCTCCTCAATCCTCTTAGCTGGGCGGAAACCAGGCTGGGGGAGGTCAACCCCAGTGATCCTCACCTCCGGTGGCCCGCCTTCCCTGCTCGCCAGCCAACACAGCAAGCCAGGCCACTGGCACCCATAATGCAAGCCATAGTCCACAATGTGCAacctcctcttcccttccacTGCATCGAAGATGGTCATGCTGGCAAATGTGAACGCCACCCTCCTGAAGGAGCAGGCAGCCATGTACAGCTCATACCCTTTGAGGAACTCCATGGTGGAGGTGTGCTTAGCCATGAGAGACTTGTACACCTGGCTCCCCGTGCCCGCCAGTCGAGCCTCAAGCCCCTCGGCAAAACAATGTGCCAGACGCTGAGCGGCATCACCATTCGCTGACGCATGTGCCCTGATCTGTTTCAGCAGATTGCCCGCACCCTGGCGGTTGCCGGTGGACACCTCCTGTGCGCAGCTTAGCAACAGCCCGCGCAGGTCCACCGCCTCTCTCTTTCCCTGCTTTCCCCGCGCAGCCCTCTTATTTCTTTTCTCAGCTGTGATATTTCCCATTGTGATTTCTAGCTCATCCATCGCATCAAATCGGAGCTTGTAACTTTCCAGCATCATTTTGTCGAACAACTCGGTGGCAccatcctcctccagctccggcacCATCAGTTTGCTGGCCCTGCCCACCACTTCCTCTTCCTTGTCCCCATCAGCCCGTCCCTTCCTCCCCCGACCACAACCGCTTCGCCCAACAATCTCTTTTGCTTGGCCCTCGGTGAAAGCACCAGCCTGTAGCTTGTCGTCTCTAGGCAAGAACTTGTTGGCCTCCTCCATGCCCGTCAAGAATGCCAAGTTAAGCATGACTTCATCGGAGGGGAGCTTGctctgatcaacattattgtccaTCTCAGCCCCATCAAAGGCCCAACC
It includes:
- the LOC127294640 gene encoding scarecrow-like protein 34; protein product: MTPKSPSMGSIDPASPSVQEQSAMSLWSAAPSPVQFTTMAITPEQLLTLERLAESPPPSPSLYLDIPRPSHSFSIGDPVLPYITRILMEEDIDDRFFYLYPNHPALLQAQQPFSQILDDAKDLQSSKEGDTERMSSDASLRGVRGGSLFLADKGIQGWAFDGAEMDNNVDQSKLPSDEVMLNLAFLTGMEEANKFLPRDDKLQAGAFTEGQAKEIVGRSGCGRGRKGRADGDKEEEVVGRASKLMVPELEEDGATELFDKMMLESYKLRFDAMDELEITMGNITAEKRNKRAARGKQGKREAVDLRGLLLSCAQEVSTGNRQGAGNLLKQIRAHASANGDAAQRLAHCFAEGLEARLAGTGSQVYKSLMAKHTSTMEFLKGYELYMAACSFRRVAFTFASMTIFDAVEGKRRLHIVDYGLHYGCQWPGLLCWLASREGGPPEVRITGVDLPQPGFRPAKRIEETGRALKNCARQFGLPFKFHAITAKWETIRAVDLNIDPEEVLVVNDLFNFNTLMDESLVIDRPSPRDVVLRNIQKMRPDLFIQGVVNGSSGPFFLARFREALFFYSSVFDMLEATTPPESYQRLVLERDMFGQCALNTVACEGADRVERPETYKQWQLRNQRVGLRQLPLKPIITKVATDKVKSLYHKDFVVDVDQGWLLQGWKGRILYAHSAWVVDNTSSDY